The following proteins are encoded in a genomic region of Thermothielavioides terrestris NRRL 8126 chromosome 5, complete sequence:
- a CDS encoding acetyl-CoA C-acetyltransferase (orthologue of Saccharomyces cerevisiae Erg10 acetyl-CoA C-acetyltransferase) — MAGLPPVYIVSVARTPVGSFLGSLSSLSATQLGSHAIKAAVERVPQIKPEDVEEVFFGNVLSANLGQAPARQCALGAGLSDAVVCTTVNKVCASGMKAIILGAQTIMTGNASIVVAGGTESMSNTPHYLPNLRTGAKYGDASLVDGVQKDGLRDAYGKQELMGMQGELCSQEHGLTREMQDEYAIGTYQRAQAATAAGLFTEIAPIEVSGGRGKPPVKVDRDEEVKNLNIDKLRTVRPAFIPNGGTVTAANAAPINDGAAAVVLVSEAKLKELGIKPLAKILGWADAARDPARFTTAPALAIPKAIKHAGLTEQDVDYYEINEAFSVVALANIKLLGLDPEKVNVFGGSVAIGHPLGASGARIVTTLTSVLREKKGKIGVAGICNGGGGASALVIENLQ; from the exons ATGGCTGGCCTGCCTCCTGTCTACATTGTCTCCGTCGCGAGAACGCCTGTTGGCAGCTTTCTCGGCAGCCTCTCTAGCCTGAGCGCAACCCAGTTGGGCTCGCACGCGATCAAGG CTGCCGTCGAGCGTGTCCCCCAGATCAAGCCCGAGGATGTGGAAGAGGTCTTCTTTGGCAATGTGCTCTCGGCCAA CCTTGGCCAAGCCCCTGCCCGGCAGTGTGCCCTTGGCGCTGGCCTCTCAGACGCAGTCGTCTGCACAACAGTCAACAAGGTGTGCGCCTCGGGCATGAAGGCCATCATCCTTGGCGCCCAGACCATCATGACCGGCAACGCGTCgatcgtcgtcgccggcggcaccgagaGCATGTCCAACACACCGCACTACCTTCCAAACCTCCGCACCGGCGCCAAGTATGGCGATGCCTCCCTGGTTGACGGCGTGCAGAAGGACGGTCTCCGCGACGCCTACGGCAAGCAGGAGCTCATGGGCATGCAGGGCGAGCTGTGCAGCCAGGAGCACGGCCTGACCCGCGAGATGCAGGACGAGTACGCCATCGGCACATACCAGAGGGCCCAGgccgccactgccgccggcctgtTCACCGAGATTGCGCCGATCGAGGtgagcggcggccggggcaaGCCGCCCGTCAAGGTCGACCGGGACGAGGAGGTTAAGAACCTGAACATCGACAAGCTCAGGACGGTCCGCCCTGCCTTCATTCCCAACGGCGGCACCGTCACGGCTGCCAACGCCGCTCCCATCAAcgacggtgccgctgccgtggtGCTCGTCTCGGAGGCCAAGCTGAAGGAGCTCGGCATCAAGCCGCTGGCCAAGATCCTTGGCTGGGCTGATGCGGCGCGGGACCCCGCTCGCTTCACCACCGCTCCGGCGCTGGCCATCCCCAAGGCCATCAAGCATGCTGGCCTGACGGAGCAGGATGTGGACTACTACGAGATCAACGAGGCTTTCTCGGTGGTCGCGCTGGCCAACATCAAGCTGCTGGGTCTCGACCCTGAGAAGGTCAACGTGTTCGGTGGCTCCGTCGCCATCGGCCACCCGCTGGGTGCCTCGGGCGCCCGCATTGTCACCACGCTGACATCGGTGCTGCGCgagaagaagggcaagatcggcgtggccggtatctgcaacggcggcggcggcgcctccgCTCTGGTGATCGAGAACCTGCAGTGA